From the Armatimonadota bacterium genome, one window contains:
- a CDS encoding C45 family peptidase, with amino-acid sequence MSVQALPVLTLRGNPRQQGRQHGEGLREAVAHNVEVYLRRFLTDGRLTRQEVERRAAAYLDVFTGESPQYREAMEGIAEASGRTLLEIAMLNARYEILYSAYSAIGMAEAAGGCTAFAASRAVTADGHLWIGQTWDWIPGVRGALLDLEEDGLRILAFTEAGIAGGKIGMNAAGVGLVVNGLLSNLDDWARLGVPFHLRTAGILHSRTLAEAVTRATEGVHACSANFLVARGGGAGRDGAEEVVDLETSPAGWVAHTPVGGTLAHANHFLQPQRLAIWQPLREERSSTYLRCQRMAHLLAERAATGPLTVSDLEALLADHHGRPDSICRHPNPRLPQEERSETVFAVLMDLDALEMRYAAGAPCTAPFRSRSLL; translated from the coding sequence ATGAGTGTACAGGCTCTCCCGGTGCTCACCCTGCGGGGGAACCCCCGCCAGCAGGGGCGGCAGCACGGCGAAGGGCTGCGGGAGGCGGTCGCCCACAACGTCGAGGTCTACCTGCGCCGCTTCCTAACCGACGGCCGGCTCACCCGCCAGGAGGTGGAGCGGCGGGCCGCCGCCTACCTGGACGTCTTCACCGGGGAGAGTCCCCAATACCGGGAAGCCATGGAGGGCATCGCCGAAGCCAGCGGGCGGACGCTGCTGGAGATCGCCATGCTCAACGCCCGCTATGAGATCCTCTACAGCGCCTACTCCGCCATCGGCATGGCTGAGGCCGCCGGAGGGTGCACCGCGTTTGCCGCCTCGCGCGCGGTCACCGCCGACGGACACCTCTGGATCGGGCAGACCTGGGACTGGATCCCGGGGGTGCGCGGCGCCCTGCTGGACCTGGAGGAAGATGGCCTGCGCATCCTGGCCTTCACCGAAGCTGGCATCGCCGGCGGCAAGATCGGCATGAACGCAGCGGGCGTCGGTCTGGTGGTCAACGGCCTGCTCAGCAACCTGGACGACTGGGCCCGCCTGGGGGTGCCCTTCCACCTGCGCACCGCAGGGATCCTGCACAGCCGCACCCTGGCCGAGGCAGTGACCCGGGCCACCGAGGGTGTGCACGCCTGCTCCGCCAACTTCCTGGTCGCCCGGGGCGGCGGAGCAGGGAGGGACGGTGCTGAGGAGGTGGTGGACCTGGAGACCTCGCCCGCGGGGTGGGTGGCCCATACCCCGGTGGGCGGTACGCTGGCCCACGCCAACCACTTCCTGCAGCCGCAGCGGCTGGCCATCTGGCAGCCGCTGCGGGAGGAGCGTTCCTCCACCTACCTCCGCTGCCAGCGGATGGCCCACCTGCTGGCCGAGCGCGCCGCGACCGGCCCCCTGACGGTCTCCGACCTGGAGGCGCTGCTGGCGGACCACCACGGGCGACCCGACTCCATCTGCCGCCACCCCAATCCCCGCCTGCCGCAGGAGGAGCGCTCGGAGACGGTCTTCGCCGTGCTGATGGACCTGGACGCCCTGGAGATGCGCTATGCGGCGGGGGCACCCTGCACCGCGCCCTTCCGCAGCCGCTCACTGCTCTGA
- a CDS encoding copper amine oxidase N-terminal domain-containing protein, with amino-acid sequence MRAAATPVLVLLLAVASAGTAAAEPITVIVDGAPLVLDVPPVQIAGRVLVPLREIFERLGAQVVFDPVAQTVTAARDTVTVVLRLGSREARINQRIVLLEVPPLALRGRTMVPLRFVSEALGARVDWDERSRTVFIYAAAPLPSPTSPAQTIEGTLLRVDVVQGRLHVLAGALLHVIVVTPETSILRRETTSGAGGSVSLGELRPGDQVTAVVNARLEAAAVRAAYRQVRGTVALITLRTVTLQDGSAFPLHPDLMVSGRTRTREEIVPGMVVVLRLNPSTGIVWEITVE; translated from the coding sequence GTGAGGGCCGCGGCGACGCCGGTCCTGGTGCTGCTGCTGGCGGTGGCGTCCGCGGGGACCGCAGCGGCGGAGCCGATCACCGTCATCGTCGACGGTGCGCCCCTGGTCCTGGATGTCCCCCCGGTGCAGATCGCGGGACGGGTGCTGGTCCCGCTGCGGGAGATCTTCGAGCGGCTGGGTGCGCAGGTGGTCTTCGACCCCGTGGCCCAGACCGTCACTGCCGCCCGCGACACCGTCACCGTCGTCCTGCGCCTGGGCAGCCGGGAGGCGCGGATCAACCAGCGAATCGTCCTGCTGGAGGTTCCCCCGCTGGCGCTGCGCGGCCGCACCATGGTCCCCCTGCGCTTCGTCAGCGAGGCCCTGGGTGCGCGCGTGGACTGGGACGAGCGCTCCCGCACCGTGTTCATCTACGCCGCCGCGCCCCTACCGTCACCCACATCCCCGGCGCAGACCATCGAGGGCACCCTGCTGAGGGTTGACGTCGTCCAGGGCCGCCTGCACGTGCTGGCGGGCGCCCTGCTGCACGTGATCGTGGTCACCCCCGAGACCTCCATCCTGCGGCGGGAGACCACCAGCGGCGCCGGGGGATCGGTCAGCCTGGGCGAGCTGCGGCCTGGCGATCAGGTGACCGCAGTGGTAAACGCCCGTCTGGAGGCGGCGGCGGTGCGGGCGGCGTACCGCCAGGTTCGCGGCACCGTGGCCCTGATCACCCTGCGCACGGTCACCCTGCAGGACGGCTCCGCCTTCCCGCTGCACCCGGACCTGATGGTCTCCGGCCGGACCAGGACCCGGGAGGAGATCGTCCCGGGAATGGTGGTCGTCCTCCGCCTCAACCCCTCAACCGGCATCGTCTGGGAGATCACGGTGGAGTAG
- a CDS encoding GNAT family N-acetyltransferase codes for METSSARSRVILVDQVVIRPIGDSATLRALEEVQRRIWGGPDSEVVPAHQLRAVAAAGGVVLGAFAPGGEVIGFSYGFLGRREGRLFLHSHMTGVVEEWRGREVGFRLKRAQRQEALARGLELIVWTFDPLQSVNASFNLHRLGAEARRYHVNYYGEMNDALNRGVESDRLEVDWHLTAPRVVRLMEADAPPPAARLAEGPVALAARGGPLPRPGDPVLDHDAPQVRLGIPPDFTALRRTDLALAREWRAVSRRVFQAYFDRGYAAVDFVRTAGGGEYVLRRSDAD; via the coding sequence TTGGAGACTTCTTCCGCCCGCAGTAGAGTTATCCTTGTGGACCAGGTGGTCATCCGCCCCATCGGCGACAGCGCCACCCTGCGGGCGCTGGAGGAGGTGCAGCGGCGGATCTGGGGCGGACCGGACAGCGAGGTGGTCCCGGCCCACCAGCTCCGCGCCGTCGCCGCCGCCGGCGGGGTCGTCCTGGGCGCGTTTGCCCCCGGCGGGGAGGTGATCGGCTTCTCCTACGGTTTCCTGGGGCGGCGGGAGGGAAGGCTCTTCCTCCACTCGCACATGACCGGCGTCGTGGAGGAGTGGCGGGGGCGGGAGGTCGGCTTCCGCCTGAAACGGGCGCAGCGGCAGGAGGCGCTGGCCCGCGGCCTGGAACTGATCGTCTGGACCTTCGACCCCCTGCAGAGCGTTAACGCGTCCTTCAACCTGCACCGCCTGGGCGCGGAGGCGCGCCGCTACCATGTCAACTACTACGGCGAGATGAACGACGCATTGAACCGCGGCGTGGAGAGCGACCGCCTGGAGGTGGACTGGCACCTGACGGCTCCCCGTGTGGTGCGGCTGATGGAGGCGGATGCGCCACCGCCTGCAGCTCGGCTCGCGGAGGGACCGGTAGCCCTGGCCGCACGTGGCGGTCCCCTCCCCCGGCCGGGCGATCCCGTCCTGGACCATGACGCCCCACAGGTCCGCCTGGGGATCCCGCCGGACTTCACGGCCCTGCGGCGAACGGACCTGGCGCTGGCCCGGGAGTGGCGCGCGGTCTCCCGCCGCGTCTTCCAGGCGTACTTCGACCGCGGCTACGCGGCCGTGGACTTCGTCCGCACCGCGGGGGGAGGAGAGTACGTGCTCAGACGATCCGATGCGGATTGA
- a CDS encoding M20/M25/M40 family metallo-hydrolase: MDRLREVVRARTDDALADLQRLLRQPSVAATGEGIPECAALVASLFREAAAQVTVLRTEDAAPLVVALFPGQGARTLLFYDHYDVQPPDPLPEWVTPPFEPAVRDGRLYARGAADNKGDLVSRLWAVRALREARGGLPCRVKFIVEGEEETGSVHLAHYLRAYRDLLAGDACIWEFGERDMQERLNLVAGVKGICYLDLSLVTAARDLHSQYGAIVEGAAMRLIWALATLKDPATGRILVEGFYDRVRPPTPEEEAALRRLPFDEAQRKAYYGVRSWIGGKSAEGAQYDLYFSPTCTICGFTSGYTGPGSKTVLPHRATAKVDFRLVPDQDPQEIAALVGRHLTTLDFGDVEVRLLGGERAYRSPLDDPFVQLVARVAAQATGRQVLLKPTSGGTGPMYPLGSTLRVPIVSLGCSYWASGGHAPNEHIRLADFEETVDLVARIIAAYGEEAV, encoded by the coding sequence GTGGATCGCCTCAGGGAGGTGGTCCGTGCGCGAACGGACGATGCGCTGGCCGACCTGCAGCGGCTGCTGCGCCAGCCGTCGGTCGCCGCCACAGGGGAGGGGATCCCCGAGTGCGCCGCACTGGTGGCCTCGCTCTTCCGGGAGGCTGCGGCCCAGGTGACGGTGCTGCGGACCGAGGACGCAGCACCCCTGGTGGTTGCCCTCTTCCCCGGCCAGGGGGCGCGCACCCTGCTCTTTTACGACCACTACGACGTGCAGCCGCCCGACCCGTTGCCGGAGTGGGTCACGCCGCCCTTTGAGCCCGCGGTGCGGGACGGCCGGCTGTACGCGCGCGGTGCCGCCGACAACAAGGGCGACTTGGTTTCGCGGCTGTGGGCGGTGCGGGCGCTGCGGGAGGCGCGGGGCGGCCTGCCCTGCCGGGTGAAGTTCATCGTAGAGGGGGAGGAGGAGACCGGCAGCGTGCACCTGGCCCACTACCTCCGGGCGTACCGCGACCTGTTGGCCGGGGACGCCTGTATCTGGGAGTTCGGCGAGCGGGATATGCAGGAGCGATTGAACCTGGTTGCGGGGGTGAAAGGCATCTGCTACCTGGACCTGAGCCTGGTGACGGCGGCACGCGACCTCCACTCCCAGTACGGAGCCATCGTGGAGGGTGCCGCCATGCGCCTGATCTGGGCGCTGGCCACGCTGAAGGATCCGGCGACGGGGCGGATCCTGGTGGAGGGCTTCTACGATCGCGTCCGCCCGCCCACCCCGGAGGAGGAGGCTGCCCTGCGCCGCCTGCCCTTCGACGAGGCGCAGCGCAAGGCGTACTACGGGGTGCGCTCCTGGATCGGGGGGAAGAGTGCGGAGGGGGCGCAGTACGACCTGTACTTCAGCCCCACCTGCACCATCTGCGGGTTTACCAGCGGCTACACCGGTCCAGGGAGCAAGACCGTCCTGCCGCACCGGGCGACGGCCAAGGTGGACTTCCGCCTGGTCCCCGACCAGGATCCCCAGGAGATCGCGGCGCTGGTGGGGCGACACCTCACCACCCTCGACTTCGGCGACGTCGAGGTGCGGCTGCTGGGTGGAGAGCGCGCCTACCGCTCGCCGCTGGACGATCCCTTCGTGCAACTGGTGGCGCGCGTGGCCGCGCAGGCTACCGGACGGCAGGTGCTGCTCAAGCCCACCTCCGGGGGCACCGGTCCCATGTACCCCCTGGGCTCGACCCTGAGGGTACCAATCGTCAGTCTCGGCTGCTCCTACTGGGCCAGCGGGGGCCACGCCCCCAACGAGCACATCCGGCTGGCCGACTTCGAGGAGACCGTGGACCTGGTGGCCCGCATCATCGCTGCTTACGGGGAGGAGGCGGTGTAG
- a CDS encoding GNAT family N-acetyltransferase, whose translation MDVGTITIRQFDVADYPALVALGNAVYADYPWSEKELRHWDSRYDGVRVHLRRLVAEDLQQWIVGWAEYHHEPHEYHPQKLSIDLGVHPQVQGRGIGARLYDALLQELAALNPLVLWARARETSLRGVRFLERRGFVERRRAWESRLEVARFDPRPFQEKAERAVQGLVLTTVAEEREKDPEWLAKLYDLDLEVEADVPRVGEYTPRPFQEQVRHLLKNPGWIPKAHFLVVDGDRYVAQSNLFRSERLPDVLYQGITGTRRAYRGRGLALALKLRTVEYARRGGYREIRTWNDSLNAPMLHINTALGFVRQPAWITFEKVVRSGAVRNSSLKR comes from the coding sequence ATGGACGTCGGCACCATCACCATCCGGCAGTTCGACGTCGCGGACTATCCCGCGCTGGTGGCGCTGGGCAACGCGGTGTATGCGGACTACCCCTGGTCGGAGAAGGAGCTCCGCCACTGGGACAGCCGGTACGACGGTGTGCGGGTGCACCTGCGCCGTCTGGTGGCCGAGGACCTGCAGCAGTGGATCGTAGGGTGGGCGGAGTACCACCACGAGCCGCACGAGTACCACCCGCAGAAGCTCTCCATCGACCTGGGCGTCCACCCCCAGGTGCAGGGGCGCGGCATCGGCGCGCGCCTCTACGACGCGTTGCTTCAGGAGCTGGCGGCGCTGAACCCTCTGGTCCTGTGGGCCCGGGCACGGGAGACCTCCCTGCGGGGGGTGCGCTTCCTGGAACGGCGCGGTTTCGTGGAGCGGCGGCGGGCCTGGGAGTCCCGCCTGGAGGTGGCGCGCTTTGACCCCCGCCCCTTCCAGGAGAAAGCGGAGCGGGCAGTGCAGGGGCTGGTGCTGACCACGGTGGCAGAAGAACGGGAAAAGGACCCCGAGTGGCTGGCCAAACTGTACGACCTGGACCTGGAGGTCGAAGCCGACGTTCCCCGGGTGGGAGAGTACACCCCGCGGCCGTTCCAGGAGCAGGTGCGCCACCTCCTGAAGAACCCCGGGTGGATCCCGAAAGCCCACTTCCTGGTCGTCGACGGCGACCGCTATGTGGCCCAGAGCAACCTGTTCCGAAGCGAGCGGTTGCCCGACGTCCTCTACCAGGGGATCACCGGAACGCGTCGGGCCTACCGGGGGAGAGGGCTGGCCCTGGCCCTGAAGCTGCGCACCGTGGAGTACGCCCGCCGAGGGGGATACCGGGAGATCCGCACCTGGAACGACTCGCTGAACGCGCCCATGCTGCACATCAACACGGCGCTGGGATTCGTCCGCCAGCCGGCCTGGATCACCTTCGAGAAGGTGGTGCGGTCGGGAGCCGTTCGGAACTCGTCCCTGAAAAGATGA
- a CDS encoding nicotinate phosphoribosyltransferase has translation MGTYPAFGFLTPQNMGLLTDLYELTMADSYFRQGMNDPATFDVFIRELPPDRAFLVSAGLEAVLHYLEHVRFDSEALAYLRSLRRFSQGFLDYLRDFRFSGTVRAIPEGEVFFPQEPLLEVTAPRIETQLIETFLLNTLNFQVTIASKAARVVLAARGRDVIDFSPRRDHGADAALKVARAAYIGGCVGTSCVLAGHLYGIPVFGTMAHSYVMSFPDELTAFRAFAADFPESSVLLIDTYDTLKGAARAITVARELAARGYRLRGVRIDSGDLVAASRAVRALLDAAGLQEVQIVLSGGLNEYKIADLLDAGAAADAFGVGTELGTSADAPFVEGVYKLVEDASGYRVKLSTGKATLPGRKQVWRITDSQGVLQRDTVALADEAGPPGAMPLLVEVMRAGRTVHTDTLAAMRDRCRQRLAHLPPPLLALRGTGSPPVRFSPALEALRERMYAQVEEVNG, from the coding sequence ATGGGTACCTACCCCGCCTTCGGCTTCCTCACCCCCCAGAACATGGGGCTGCTCACCGACCTCTACGAGCTGACCATGGCGGATAGCTACTTCCGCCAGGGGATGAACGACCCGGCCACCTTCGACGTCTTCATCCGCGAACTGCCCCCCGACCGCGCCTTCCTGGTCAGCGCCGGTCTGGAAGCGGTACTGCACTACCTGGAGCACGTGCGCTTCGACAGTGAGGCGCTGGCCTACCTGCGCTCCCTGCGCCGGTTCAGCCAGGGGTTCCTGGACTACCTGCGGGACTTCCGCTTTTCCGGCACCGTGCGCGCCATCCCCGAGGGAGAGGTCTTCTTCCCCCAGGAGCCGCTGCTGGAGGTGACCGCGCCACGCATCGAGACGCAGCTCATCGAGACCTTCCTGCTGAACACGCTGAACTTCCAGGTGACCATTGCCTCCAAAGCGGCCCGCGTGGTCCTGGCAGCCCGGGGGCGGGACGTCATCGACTTCTCCCCGCGCCGCGACCACGGCGCCGACGCCGCCCTGAAGGTGGCCCGCGCCGCCTACATCGGTGGGTGCGTGGGCACCTCCTGCGTGCTGGCGGGGCACCTTTACGGTATCCCCGTGTTCGGTACCATGGCCCACTCCTACGTGATGTCCTTCCCTGACGAGCTGACGGCGTTCCGCGCATTCGCTGCAGACTTCCCGGAGAGCTCGGTCCTGCTCATCGACACCTATGACACCCTCAAAGGGGCCGCGCGGGCCATCACCGTGGCCCGGGAGCTGGCGGCCCGGGGGTACAGGCTGCGCGGAGTGCGCATCGATAGCGGCGATCTGGTCGCCGCCAGCCGAGCGGTGCGGGCCCTGCTGGACGCCGCCGGGCTGCAGGAGGTGCAGATCGTCCTCTCGGGCGGCCTCAATGAGTACAAGATCGCCGACCTGCTGGACGCCGGCGCCGCCGCCGACGCGTTCGGTGTGGGCACGGAGCTGGGCACCTCCGCCGATGCCCCCTTCGTGGAGGGCGTCTACAAGCTGGTAGAGGACGCCTCTGGATATCGAGTGAAGCTGAGCACTGGCAAAGCAACGCTGCCGGGTCGCAAGCAGGTCTGGCGCATCACCGACTCCCAGGGGGTGCTGCAGCGCGACACCGTGGCCCTGGCCGACGAGGCCGGGCCGCCAGGGGCGATGCCCCTGTTGGTGGAGGTCATGCGCGCCGGCCGAACCGTGCACACGGATACCCTGGCAGCCATGCGAGACCGCTGCCGCCAGCGCCTGGCGCACCTGCCCCCGCCCTTGCTGGCCCTGCGGGGCACGGGCAGCCCTCCGGTGCGTTTCAGCCCCGCCCTGGAGGCGCTGAGGGAGCGCATGTACGCCCAGGTGGAGGAGGTCAACGGGTGA
- the corA gene encoding magnesium/cobalt transporter CorA: protein MQVTVYREDGVATDPEQPLPALLEKDGQAVWVALDRNRPADLQALTEVFHFHPLAVEDAQKTGQRPKVEAYDEHLFLTVHAARGDHGAALVLDEVDIFFTPRAVVTVSRGDLGVLQEARGRLTRAPGRLRRAPDFVLYTLLDAVVDSYFPVLDRIDAQIERLEDHLFHRPTGRTLGALFRTKRALLQGRRHVVPLRDTLNVLMRRETALVTEAVILYFRDIYDHVLRITDQIDTHRDLLSGALEIYLTLVSNRLNEVMKVLTVITAVFALLTVITGIYGMNFLRPFPPFEAPYGFWVIIGAMVLLAAAMVAFFRRAGWV, encoded by the coding sequence ATGCAGGTCACGGTATACCGCGAAGATGGCGTGGCCACTGACCCGGAGCAGCCGCTCCCGGCGCTCCTGGAGAAGGATGGGCAGGCCGTCTGGGTCGCCCTGGACCGGAACCGTCCCGCCGACCTGCAGGCGCTCACCGAGGTCTTCCACTTCCACCCCCTCGCTGTCGAGGACGCGCAGAAGACCGGGCAGCGACCCAAGGTCGAGGCCTACGACGAGCACCTCTTCCTCACCGTGCATGCCGCCCGCGGCGACCACGGCGCGGCGCTGGTGCTGGATGAGGTGGACATCTTCTTCACGCCACGGGCCGTGGTCACCGTGAGCCGGGGCGATCTGGGGGTGTTGCAGGAGGCGCGGGGGCGGCTGACCCGCGCGCCGGGACGGCTGCGCCGCGCCCCCGACTTCGTTCTCTACACCCTGCTGGACGCGGTGGTCGACTCCTACTTTCCGGTACTGGACCGCATCGACGCTCAGATCGAGCGCCTGGAGGATCACCTCTTCCACCGTCCTACCGGCCGCACACTGGGTGCCCTCTTCCGCACCAAGCGCGCTCTGCTGCAGGGGCGGCGGCACGTGGTGCCCCTGCGGGATACGCTGAACGTGCTCATGCGGCGGGAGACGGCCCTGGTCACGGAGGCGGTCATTCTGTACTTCCGCGACATCTACGACCACGTGCTGCGCATAACCGACCAGATCGACACGCACCGCGACCTGCTCAGCGGCGCCCTGGAGATCTACCTGACGCTGGTCAGCAACCGGCTGAATGAGGTGATGAAGGTGCTCACGGTGATCACGGCTGTCTTCGCCCTGCTCACCGTCATCACGGGGATCTACGGCATGAACTTCCTCCGACCGTTTCCTCCGTTTGAGGCCCCCTACGGGTTCTGGGTGATCATCGGCGCCATGGTGCTCCTGGCGGCGGCCATGGTGGCCTTCTTCCGCCGCGCGGGGTGGGTCTGA
- the menC gene encoding o-succinylbenzoate synthase: MRIEAVELRQVALPLRFPFETSFGRSESHVCLLVRVFAGGAEGWGEVPAESAPLYNEEDVDTAWHILERFVVPAVLGRDIAHPLDFPPLVARIRRHHMAKAGMEAALWDLYARQQGQSLQAALGGTQERLPVGVSLGIEPEVDILLDRISSFLAQGYRRIKVKIKPGWDVDVVREIRAVFGDIPLQVDANSAYTLADAAVFRALDGYGLLLIEQPLEEDDLLDHAALQAQLRTPLCLDESIVSPSVARKALEVGACRVINIKAARVGGLSAAVAIHDLCRDRGVPVWCGGLLETGVGRAANLALASLPNFTLPGDLSASDRYYQEDIIDPPVVLEADGTIRVPTSPGLGVTVRLDRVEAASRRTALFR, from the coding sequence ATGCGGATTGAGGCCGTCGAGCTGCGGCAGGTCGCCCTTCCCCTGCGCTTTCCCTTCGAGACCTCCTTTGGCCGGTCGGAGAGCCACGTCTGCCTACTGGTGCGCGTCTTCGCCGGTGGAGCCGAGGGCTGGGGGGAGGTCCCCGCGGAGAGCGCCCCGCTCTACAACGAGGAGGACGTGGACACGGCGTGGCACATCCTGGAACGGTTCGTCGTTCCCGCGGTCCTGGGCCGGGATATCGCCCATCCGCTGGATTTTCCCCCGCTGGTAGCCCGCATCCGCCGCCACCACATGGCCAAGGCCGGGATGGAGGCCGCGCTGTGGGACCTCTACGCCCGGCAGCAGGGGCAGTCGCTGCAGGCGGCGCTGGGAGGGACTCAGGAACGCCTCCCCGTGGGGGTTAGCCTGGGCATCGAGCCTGAGGTGGACATCCTCCTGGACCGCATCAGCAGCTTTCTGGCGCAGGGCTACCGGCGGATCAAGGTCAAGATCAAGCCGGGGTGGGACGTGGACGTGGTCAGGGAGATCCGCGCGGTCTTCGGAGACATCCCCCTGCAGGTGGACGCCAACTCCGCCTACACGCTGGCGGATGCCGCGGTCTTCCGCGCCCTGGACGGGTACGGCCTGCTGCTTATTGAGCAGCCACTGGAGGAGGACGACCTGCTCGACCACGCCGCCCTGCAGGCGCAGCTGCGCACGCCGCTGTGTCTGGACGAGTCCATCGTCTCCCCCTCCGTCGCCCGTAAGGCGCTGGAGGTTGGCGCCTGCCGGGTGATCAACATCAAGGCGGCGCGGGTAGGGGGGCTCTCCGCCGCCGTTGCCATCCACGACCTCTGCCGCGACCGCGGCGTGCCCGTCTGGTGCGGAGGCCTGCTGGAGACCGGGGTGGGCCGCGCCGCCAATCTGGCGCTGGCCAGCCTCCCCAACTTCACCCTGCCGGGAGACCTCTCCGCCAGCGACCGCTACTACCAGGAGGACATCATCGACCCTCCGGTGGTCCTGGAAGCGGACGGGACCATCCGCGTCCCCACCTCTCCCGGCCTGGGCGTGACCGTGCGCCTCGACCGCGTCGAAGCCGCCTCCAGGCGGACCGCGCTCTTTCGCTAA